The DNA sequence tcttgaacgcttactgcctaagcactgtaataagttcagAAATGATCCCCTTGTGACCTCTCAGATCCCAGGCCTTGACGAAATCAGATGATGGCATCAGCTCCAGTTTAACAAGCAAGCCCGGGATTGATGGCTGAAAGTGGACTAGAGCAGAAAACGACCAAATGTATTTGCCAAGGATTTCTCTTGACTATGACTAAATtcggaaaccttttttttttccttacaacAAGGTTTCCCCTAGTCTTAGACGCTTATGATGTCCATGTAGATGGTAAATGAAGGAAACAGACATCTTGCAAGGTCCCAGGAGGCTGGCATGTTGTAAATCTCACTTTAGGAAACACCAGATTAGAAGCCATTTTGCCCCATTATCTGTCTCAGGGCTGCTGGACTGAAGCCCTTCCTGTCATTGTGTAATCCCTCTCCCCCAAGGCCTAAGTACATATTcttatgctctgccatttcccttatctgtaatatacattgcctgtctctctccccatatagattgtcaactccttgtgggcagggatcgtgttaccgactttactgtactttcccccaagagtttagcacagtgctctgcacagagtaaacgctcaataagtccCATCAATCGTTCTACTGTACCAGCAGCAAGGTTTTTACCTGAAGTGACCGTTCTGTGGAACAGGATTGGGTTAAGTCCCAGGACAAGGAGGAGTGGGACGTATGTGGTGATGTAGTGTGGGACTGCATGCTCCAGACCGTTTTCACAgctgaggggaaaaaacaaaactgtggCCTTCTCTCTCGAACTGCAAAGACTGAGTTTTCCCGGCTAAAGTCCTCCTGTTTATCAGGCTGCCCAGATAAAAAGGTGAAAGCAAAGAGGGAAATGCACAAATTAAACTTCTGACTCAACCAGAAGGAAATTTGACTCACGCCTTTGTGCTGAAAACAAGAAACGAGACACAAATGGGCAAGGAAACGAGGACTCACACTCATATTTATTACAAAGATGAGAATCCATGAACTCTCTCTGGGAAGGAGCTAAAGATTCTCGCAGAAATTCTAAGAGGTAAAGGCAAGAGAAGGAATTTCATGAAGCCTTTCCTCAGCAATAGCGACAACAATAGCAATGGTTTATttacactgagtgcttgggaagcacttaggacaggacATGCAACAGAAGCAgagaacacatttcctgtctgcaGGGAGTTTACACTATGATGGAATCAACTGGGCCTTGCAAAGATCTTAAATTTAGCCTGATAGCCTATGTAGGTAGTAATGCTATTaggaataatatttactgagtgcttactataaacacAGCTCAGcaggctgagaaacagcatggcccagtgaaaagaggacTTTTTCAAAGCTCTCTGTGTAGCCCAAGTTTGAGAGGTGGGAGATTGAGTCTGACTTCTCTATTTACACTTTTCATCGAGAATTAGAACTCCTACTCATGCTGAAGTCCACAGTCTATTCCAACTTCTATTCTACTTTATTCCTTTTAAGGTCTCCTTTCAGAGAGAAATTGGCCAGATGAACCTAACACAAGAAATAGTGACTAAAGGTGTGACAATGGCGGAATGAGAAGATTATGAGTAATGAACCCCTTGAGATTAAGAAGACATAATTTTATCCATAGACAAGTGACCCTggccctctctctgtttctaatTTCCTTATGTTAATTGGAGACCACAGGACAAGCCTGCCACTTGCTTTCATTGAAGGAATAGGCCAGGGCTACCTAGTGAGTTATATCAAAATTGGGTCATTTGTAAGGGAGAACTTAATGAGCCCAAGGGCTTCCCACTTTCTAAGATCCACCTGGAAATCAAGGTGGCAGGGTGGGTGGAGAAGGTCCTGGGATTtggtgaaggaaaagagaaaagagagagacagagaatttggagagaaaagagacagagaatttcCCTCCTAACCCTCCACCTAACAATGTTTCCTCTTcctccgatcaatcaatcatatttattgagcacttactgtgtgcagggcaaggtatgaagcacttgggagagtaacaacaaaacaacagaagagacacattccctggccccaacaagctttcagtctagaggatagttCCTTTTGGCCTTTATAAAGATCTCTCTGCCCTCTACTTGTCTCCACTCCCCgcccactacaacccaggcatcacacttagctcctctactcAATCTACTCACTTGTCTTGCTCTAAtatgtctctcccttcttctttacTTCCCCCTCTATCAGCTTCTTGTTCAAGCACTCCATCCCAAGgacaccctcctccttcacatcccgcaaacccctcctttccccctactaaaaaaatcacatctcctccaggaaacctttcctaactaatctctcctcttccttccttaatTCATCTAGCTGCACCACTTACACTCTGAAGTCCTCACCCCCAAACACTTAGAGACTCTCTGCTCACTCAACACTTTTGTGTTTCTCTTTAAACTCTtgctcccctacttgtaatttacctccttctctcccccctccactagAATGtagattccttgaaggcagggattgtaactactgtactctcccaagtacttagtacagtggtctgcaaagaaTAAGCATTCAGCACTAGTGATTTAAAAAGGGAACTTTTTAACACAGAAATGAGCACTAAAATTGCTGGAAAACTCATAGGTCGGTATGAAGAGataggcccatgtggaacagggactgtgttcaacctgataagcttgtatctaccccagggcatagtacagtgccgccacatagtaagcacttaaaaaaaatctgatgaCCTGAgctctctctttttatggtatttgttaactgaaaGAAGTGCTTGTAATCCAATGCAAGTCCACATGTCATTCagttaatatcactgatttatagGCTATTGATTTCTGATGCTTCCTTCTAGTCTCTAGGCTTTGGGTGCCTTTTTGCATTCATACATTTTTGAAAATGGTTCTAtcagaggacaaggattgtgtctactaattatcacagtctccaaaatgcttagcacagtgctctacacagagcaataataatagtatttgttaagtgcttaatacaggccaAGCACTGACTGGAAATCAAGTTAATCAGTCAGACCCAGTTACTGTTCCTTATGGGGCTTGCAGtgtaagggagaggggagaacaagcatttctttcccattttacaggtgaagaaaccgacACACAGGAAAGTTAACTGACGTGCCTCagatcacaccgcaggcaagtagtggagtcaggattagaacccgggtcctctgactcccaaactccctctctttcccctaggtcaagctgcttcccacaTGAGCTTCTCAAactcacacagagtaagtgctcaataaatgctactgatcgtCTGACTGACAAAATGAATGAGGCCACATCAAGGTAAAGCTTACCTGGACATAGAAGGGTAGTAAAGCATAGCAATTCCCTCCACGCAGAGCAGTATGGCCAGACCCCAGGCCATAAAGTGGTACAGAAAGATTGTACTGGGGGGAAAgataagaaaggggagaaaggaccaGTTAGATTCAGGACCAATAGTTACAATTCGTTGTCTCTGTAATGCTAATGGACCACTGGTAATAGGCTTCCTACTGACATATcatgagataatcaggtaatAACTATTTTATGATAACTACGTTTCCCTATTTCTCATTACATTATATCCAAGTCACGCTCTAAAAAGTTACATTCAGGGAAGGAATGTCTTGTACTCTacgtatttattcaattatttgcCTTTCCACATTGCAActatctctttcttttctctgccCCCAAGAGTTGTGTATGATTTTGCATTTTCCCGCctcccccatttgattgtaaatCCCTGGAGGTTAAGGATTTTGACTTTTAGGTCCTATATTCTGTAACACATATAATGCAACAAGTACTTTGCTctcagtaggtattcagtaaatataattgatgataGAGATTATTGAGAGGTCAGAGCAAGGTTAGGGACTTTAATTTGGGTTTCAAATTGCAAATGGGGGCAATAGTGGTGTTTGCCTACAATTCCATAAGAACTCTTGGCCGGGCTTTTGAATGTGGACACAATCTTGACAAATGCTggaagaagaagcgtggctcagtggaaagagcaggactttggagtcagggctcatgagttcaaatcccagctctgccacttgtcggctgtgtgactgtgagcgagtcacttaacttctctgtgcctcagttccctcatctgtaaaatggggatgaagactgtgagccccatgtgggacaacctgattcgcctatgtttaccccagcgcttagaacagtgctcggcacatagtaagtgcttaacaaataccaacattctctctCTAAAAAAAAACCCGAAACAAAAACCCACCGCCACCACCAACAGCCTTCATTGGAAGTTGGGGTGCATTTTTCACTATTTTTCACAGAAACCTGAATATTTctgtgctttgttttttttttttaagatatacgGTTTTAAGTCTAATAGCGCCAAGTGATGCTTTACAACTCAGagtatatttgtatttgttaaatgaccTAGCAATCTGATACTTTGAATTTATATTTGTATGCagtataacaatactaataatgatatttattaagcgcttccttggTGTCAaaatattgtgctaagcactaggctagtatcaaagcattgtgttaagcactaggcTAGTTATGAGAGAATTAGATCAGATATTCTGTCTTGCACAGTGCTCCCATTCTATGATATGAAATATATAATTTGAGTAATTTTAAAATTTGGCAAGTTCATAAAGTTTGCATTTTCTATTTTCAGAAAACATCCATTTAACCCTTTATACTTCTTTTCAATGTAGGCATTAAGGTGTGATTTTAAACAGTAATAAGAAGTATTGGAGAACTGTCTTTCCCAATTTCTCTATGAAAGTAGAATCAGTCATGATGATCCAGTTTGAAATTATTATGTGTTCTGAATGGATACCTTGAGCCTGCTGATCTTCTAACAACAAGGTAGGCATCTACAGCATAGCAAAACAACCACCAGAAGCAAGCACTGTACAGCAGTTGaatccacatctgtaaaaggaagaaTACTGTTTCTGAAGAAGTCACTAGATTCCCAAGCCTTCCATGAAATAAAGCATTCTAAATGCTCTGCCCCTGACGTTACTGATACCACCCTGCAAATGCATTCAGTTAGGCACGTGGGTATAGGATAATATCCATCATGTGATAAATGGCATTTGCTTAGTTGATTTGACTGCACTTAATCTATCAGATCTCAGGTATGACCTGTACCAGAATTAAGTACCAAAATGCACTGAAAAGGATCTGTAAAGTCCAAATGCTTATCTGTTCAtttaaataaatttttaaaaaatgctagagTTGTTAGGAATATCTCAGTTTAGGTGGAGTTAGGAAGAGAGAGGTGGTCAGGGATGgggtggagaaaagggagaaggagaggtgaaagaaacagaagatgaagaaaaaaggagtgaggaaataaagggataggagggaggtaaagaggaggcagtgggggaaagaggaaggagaaaaatcataAAGAAGAACAGAATTAGAACATCAAAAACCACTTGATGCCTTTAGACAGATCaattttagattgcgagcccaccCGGgagttctttcccagcacttagtacagtgctctgcacaaaataagcacttaagcatTATGACTGCTACAATAGACTGAGCAGGAGTTCTATTTAATATGGTAGAGACATTTGCCTTTGCCCTTGCCCAGTTGTGCCATGACCTGataaaggaaaaaaggagaggatgTAGATAAACAATAGTAGGACTCAAGCAGAAAGTCTCCGTAGTTGTACTTACTGCACTCCCTACACAGAAAGCTGAGGGCCATCCATCTGTCCCATTCACCACCGAGATGTTTCCAACGAAATCTGGGAATCCTAACCACACTGTGGACCTGAATATTACACCTAAAGGGAAGAATTCATTGACCTTCAGAGCCTGGATCACCATTGCAGTTTGAAAAATTGTAGCCAGAGAGAGACTGACCAGAATCCTAAAGCCAAAAGAATTGGGTTAATCTGACAAAACCATAATTGCTTAGCTTTCAACTTCATCCGCTTGTTTGATTCACTCAGCATCTGCCACTAAAACCGAGCATTTTCAGTTGTATGGATTAACCTCATTTAATTGAGCAAATTCGCTCCTTATCCAAATTTGCCCCAACAACTCTCAAGCTGAGATGTTTAAAAGGCATATCCTAATTATCAGAAAATTATCAACTAAGGCTTTTCCGCTTCTTCTCTTTTACCAGgcttattttttctctctctcgagCAGTTCCTTTCTACATTTTCTAAAACAAAGATCTTGATTTCCATCTTTCTCTTTATGTACCTTGAACTCCTATGAAAAATGAAACTTTCCATTTTAATGCATGCTGTTTTGTTGGCCAAAGTGGTATTTAAAGTCCTActattttattccatttttagAGAACCATCCAAAGTGAAGGCAGAGGGCAACAAAACACCTGTGGAGAGCTGTGggttttttattttgctttttgttttttacttccaagctgcctttttcttttcacttcattatttcttttaataataaacaAGAATAAATCCTGGTCCTGACACACCTGCCTTTCTGTTCATGAACTCAAAGAAAGGAGAGATCTCTGGTTAACCCTCAAAGCAACTTGGGGAGAAAAGTATGGATCCAATTTAACTCTTCTTGTTTTGCAGACAaaagaactgagacccagggaggttaagtgatttgaccatgaTGACACAGCAGAGTAGAATGGAAACCTGAGCTTGGGATGGCATCACCTCAATTAATTTTCACCCCAAATCTGAAACACAGAATGCCTCCCACCTTTGCATTTCAGTTGGTGTTTTCCAGGAGTCAGGCTCCTCTGCTTTTCAGGTGCCTTCCTAGAACTCTTTGCTCTCATGAACCAAACATGATAAGGCACAGCATCTAGCTAAAGTGATGGCCCAGATTTCAGGTGTGTTGTTAGGAGGCTTGCCCGGAGGAGAAAGGGATTATTTTAAGCAAATGGCAATCTTCATTGTAAAACTGTTAGTTTAAAATTATGAATTATCCAGCAGCACCTGGATCCAGAGTTTTATGATTGCTCAAACTGGCATGACTACACACTTCAAGTCTATTTCAAAATTGTGTGTTTCTCCTAACCAAATTTCAACAAAATCAAGAGCTATTCAAgctcttctcccatccttccacTGGTTCTCTCCCCCCAGGAGGGGAAAAATGATTATTCGCCCAATTAATACAGCTTAAATTATGTTTTCCTTCCTAGTTGCTGTCCTGGCCAAGAAGGAGGaagtctcttttcctctcctcagccTGCAGTCTTGGCATGATAAGATTTAATGATAACCAGAGATGAAATAGAATGAAGACGCCTGCTTACCCAGACAGCCAAGAAGGTCACAGGCAGAGATGAAGAGCAGGATGCTGGCAGAGGAGGTTTGAGTTAGTTTCCTGGGGCCTTGGCCTCGTTTGGGAAGGAGCTGGAAGATGCTGAGCAGGAGGTTGGCTGAAGCACTTCCCAGGCAGACGCCGTTGAAAATTTGAGGCTGAAAATTCAACATCAGTTGTGTGGCTGCATCCCGGTTGGGGCAGCAGAAGGTCTCCAGCCTAGGAGAAGCCATGGAAGGGCCAAAGCAACAGCAGAGACACTTCCTGCTGCATAGAGCTTTGTCTAAGCcttagcctcctcctcctcattctcccccaTGTGTGCCCTGAGGGACCACGCGCTGAAAAATCATGTGCCATGGCTCATGCTAAACCAACCCCCTGCAGCAGTCTCTCTTTTCAGAGAGCAGCTCAGAGCCAGGCAGGTCCGTGAAATCCATGgctatttttccttccttccccacagaaAGCAGTGGGggtcctctccccgctcccaaccTCCTTGATGTACCAAGGGGGAAACAGAGATTGGGCTGGAGTCTATGACCTTGGAAATCTTAACTAAAAAGCTGGGTTTCTAACTCTTCGCCAATATTCTCCCTTTGGCTTAATTAAAAAACATTCCACAGCCTCCAGCCTGCCTTTCCTGTCTCCACAAGTCCTGACGAGAGCAAATTTCTGGCTCACCAATAATCTTCCTGACTTGGCCTTTGATAAATCTCTCACTCTGACTCGTAGGCACTCGGGCACCAGGAATAAACTGTTTTAGGTTTCTAGGCCTCACAGGCCCCTCTCCGATCTCTGATGAGAGGATTTTCAACTTGCCCACCCTATAGCTCAAGAGACCCTTTCCCTTTTAGCCAGCATAGAAAAGATTTTTGCGCTGGGTTCTTTACAAACAGGGTACAGCATACTGATCCCAGCTGCATGGCTAtttgctctcctttctttttgtgggagcagggattctgtctactattctagtgcactctcccaaacactcagaacagtgctttgcaccaagttgGTGCTCAGTATATGTTTGTGATTGATTCCAGGAACATCCCTTACCACATATAACTGGTTCTGCTGGAATTTGGGTTAACCTTTTTGCCAGGTGAAAATGGTAGGGCATTTACCTTCATGTTTGGGAATTTAAAATCTCAACTTTCCTCAAGTGACATTTTATTTTGGGTGAGAAGGAAAATCAGCCCCTGAACCTTGAATTATGCTCTCAAatgcattatgggcagagaacctggatgctaattccattatattgtactctcccatgcacttcaaacagtgctctgcacataagtgctcaataaatataattagtcAAATGAACCTATTTTTCTCTAGCATTCACATCTGTGATTCCCAAATAGTGACTCCacatcattttccttttcttcttaaaCATAATACCCTTCTGTAAGTTTTCCTCAGGACCCTCCATAATCAATCCATTCTAGTAGTCAGAAAAACTTCTACCAAGCTATTTCTCATCCCACAAGAGCTACCACCAAATCCCTGCTCTAAATCACTCCCTAAAATACCTCACTTGCCCTGAAATTTTAAATAAGACCCAGCTGGTCCCTAGTCAGGAGTTTCTCTACCTAGTGGGAAGCTTCCAGGAGCAAACATTCTCAGGAGACAAATAGAAAGCTCTACTGAAACAATGGGTAGCAGCTCTAAAAGAGTAAGGGCACCTCATGGATAGCAAGTACTGCTACCTTCCACTGTGGCTGCTTTTACAGAAGACAGAAATAGCTAAAAACTTTAATAAACCAACATCTACAGTACTGTGGCTCACAAAAATCTAAAGAAATACCCCAGTGTAGATTTGCCTCAGATCCCTGATAATTAGATTTGTTCACTGTAGTGAAATGAAAACACCAGATCAGTTTGATTTCTTTATGTTACAGGTTGTTTCTCCTGgag is a window from the Ornithorhynchus anatinus isolate Pmale09 chromosome 15, mOrnAna1.pri.v4, whole genome shotgun sequence genome containing:
- the GPR143 gene encoding G-protein coupled receptor 143, which translates into the protein MASPRLETFCCPNRDAATQLMLNFQPQIFNGVCLGSASANLLLSIFQLLPKRGQGPRKLTQTSSASILLFISACDLLGCLGVIFRSTVWLGFPDFVGNISVVNGTDGWPSAFCVGSAMWIQLLYSACFWWLFCYAVDAYLVVRRSAGSSTIFLYHFMAWGLAILLCVEGIAMLYYPSMSSCENGLEHAVPHYITTYVPLLLVLGLNPILFHRTVTSVASLLKARQGIYTENERRLGAVIQVRFFKIMLVFAICWLSNIINESLLFYLEMQPDINGSPLKNVRNAAMITWFIMGILNPLQGFLFSLAFYGWTGCHLDWKCHQKEIQWDSMTTSAADHAYSSPVGSSLNYESYAPGKTVVVNGNNSDEALGMLSEGSDASTIEIPIASASYNLKDVDATLETQGSHEKQALVN